A single genomic interval of Bacillus sp. es.036 harbors:
- a CDS encoding helix-turn-helix domain-containing protein, producing MIGENIKKLRKAKGITLSKLAMQSGVSKSYLSSLERGLKTNPSIQIIESVAGVLRIDIHELLDGDITPLKINKEWIEFVEEAIKVGIEKEMLENYRELIAFIKWRNLKDAQR from the coding sequence ATGATTGGAGAAAACATAAAGAAGTTAAGAAAAGCAAAAGGGATAACGCTTTCAAAATTAGCCATGCAATCAGGGGTATCAAAGTCCTATCTCAGCAGTCTCGAGAGAGGTTTAAAAACAAATCCCTCAATTCAAATCATTGAAAGCGTAGCAGGTGTTCTACGAATTGATATTCATGAATTGTTAGATGGTGATATAACTCCTTTAAAAATAAATAAGGAATGGATTGAATTTGTCGAAGAGGCTATCAAAGTAGGTATTGAAAAAGAAATGTTAGAAAATTACCGAGAGTTGATTGCTTTTATCAAGTGGAGAAATCTGAAAGATGCTCAAAGGTAA
- a CDS encoding NAD(P)-dependent oxidoreductase, producing MKKRIGIIGTGLIGAGLTRLVRLQSDVCVSRVLTRRKISDMQSFILNEKLTNSVEDLIAHSDLIVECSGDVIYGGEMISKALEARLPVVTMNAELQVTIGSYLAERGYITEAEGDQPGCLAALNENIRQMGFHPVVYGNIKGFLNKNPKKEDMEYWSKRNGISLSMTTSFTDGTKVHIEQALVANGLGADILDSGLAGVEVDDSKIGGQILAELSSEGTVISDYILSPKSPPGVFITATHNEDQQEALRYYKLGEGPYYTLQSNFHLCHLEILKTIRRVLNGGSVLLNNGTNPRISVAAIAKRKLIPGDQISHGIGGIEVRGEAVRIADAENHIPIGLLRNAVIKRPIEEGEMLLFSDLDIPDTYASKAWNSILKSCLTV from the coding sequence GTGAAAAAGAGAATAGGAATTATTGGTACCGGACTAATTGGAGCGGGTCTTACTAGATTGGTACGTCTTCAAAGTGACGTATGTGTCTCACGAGTTTTGACAAGAAGAAAGATATCCGACATGCAAAGCTTTATTTTAAATGAAAAGTTAACTAATTCAGTGGAAGACCTTATTGCTCATTCTGATTTAATTGTAGAGTGTAGTGGAGATGTCATATATGGGGGTGAGATGATTTCTAAAGCATTAGAAGCTCGTCTTCCAGTCGTTACAATGAATGCAGAATTACAGGTGACAATTGGTTCTTATTTAGCAGAACGAGGATATATAACTGAAGCAGAAGGAGATCAACCAGGCTGTTTAGCTGCGCTTAATGAGAATATTAGGCAGATGGGTTTTCACCCAGTTGTTTATGGAAATATAAAGGGATTCTTAAATAAGAATCCGAAAAAGGAAGATATGGAGTATTGGTCCAAACGAAATGGGATCAGCCTTAGTATGACCACTTCCTTTACAGATGGAACCAAGGTACATATTGAGCAAGCATTAGTTGCTAATGGACTGGGTGCAGATATTTTAGACAGTGGACTTGCTGGCGTTGAGGTTGATGATAGTAAGATAGGAGGACAAATACTTGCTGAATTGTCTAGTGAGGGTACAGTTATCAGTGACTATATTCTTTCCCCAAAATCTCCCCCAGGTGTATTTATTACTGCAACACATAACGAAGATCAGCAAGAGGCTCTTCGTTATTACAAATTAGGAGAAGGGCCATATTATACACTGCAATCAAACTTTCATTTATGTCATTTAGAAATACTAAAAACAATAAGAAGAGTATTGAATGGGGGAAGTGTTCTTTTAAATAACGGGACTAATCCTAGAATTAGTGTTGCAGCTATTGCTAAGCGAAAACTGATACCGGGGGATCAGATTAGCCACGGTATAGGGGGGATTGAGGTTAGAGGTGAAGCAGTTCGGATTGCTGACGCTGAGAATCATATTCCTATTGGTTTATTAAGAAATGCTGTTATTAAAAGACCAATAGAAGAGGGAGAGATGTTACTGTTCTCGGACTTGGATATACCAGATACGTATGCTTCGAAAGCATGGAATAGTATTTTGAAAAGTTGTTTGACAGTATAA
- a CDS encoding CatB-related O-acetyltransferase: MGIKIGRLIPFFIKNYIRLAHLKINNPTVFIGHGVEIDPSTTIVGKGCAINAYNRISHSQIDRYTYTARNCNVMNARIGSFCSIGPGCQIGLGSHPSHFVTTSPIFYSTAGQLNGKRWVERDYYEEFSPVQIGNNVWLGANVIVMDGITIGEGAICAAGAVITKDVPPYSLVAGIPAKVIKYRFDTGTINRLLEMKLFTREEKWLKNYLTGAVTPTELLGEDKSHREDCEGYTG, from the coding sequence ATGGGAATTAAAATTGGAAGGTTGATACCCTTTTTTATTAAAAATTATATTCGTCTTGCTCATTTAAAAATCAATAATCCCACGGTTTTTATTGGGCACGGAGTAGAAATAGATCCTTCGACAACAATTGTCGGAAAAGGATGCGCGATTAATGCATACAATCGAATTTCACATTCTCAAATTGATCGATATACGTATACTGCGCGAAATTGCAATGTGATGAATGCTAGAATTGGTTCTTTTTGTTCAATAGGCCCAGGATGCCAGATTGGGTTAGGGAGTCACCCCAGTCATTTTGTGACAACTTCACCAATTTTCTATTCCACTGCAGGGCAGTTGAATGGTAAACGGTGGGTTGAACGTGACTATTATGAAGAATTTTCTCCTGTACAAATAGGTAATAATGTCTGGCTTGGAGCTAATGTAATTGTCATGGATGGAATAACAATTGGTGAGGGAGCAATATGTGCAGCTGGCGCAGTTATTACGAAGGATGTACCTCCATATTCTTTGGTGGCCGGGATACCTGCAAAAGTCATAAAATATCGCTTTGATACTGGGACAATTAATCGCTTGTTAGAAATGAAGCTTTTTACGAGGGAAGAAAAGTGGTTAAAAAACTATTTAACTGGAGCAGTAACTCCAACAGAATTATTAGGTGAGGATAAATCTCATCGTGAAGATTGCGAGGGGTATACAGGGTGA
- a CDS encoding O-antigen ligase family protein, with the protein MITREWISREIWLIALSGLAIAIVIGASTAMAPLMMPIVLCVIFFPLLFMLPVEKFLILVALFIFIDRSFLSVGGSYIRIYQVLFLVMSLKFVLEMVFLQRKIYKTPLFLIMNLWVVSFFLSYSYVINYVDFWTVVIGQLFLNMLFFLVVQITFDKGENFFHQVLKFSILSGAIVAFVGLLQWIGFFLGIEIGVSHYEEIGIPRPASFAHEPDWYGLFSAYSALWFLVMYLLKDTSLFSMKFIRLAMAICFLGVILSMARASILSLALAGIFLFSITKSLKLLKMTIVAFIIFLVMLCGLFIVDSEIGMSIYERLNPATSIETDSGAADSRVAAIQMMLDHIPLHPIVGNGSGGMATLSQMQEMRDKYIYGGELNAGKGNANIFLTLMFDTGIIGTTLFLLLIFQIVFMIKKTFSRLSYVSLGFASTSLLLIIDFNFNNGFRMGFVWVHLALIVAYYMIRKSKLEFDEA; encoded by the coding sequence ATGATTACTAGGGAATGGATATCTCGTGAAATATGGCTCATTGCTTTATCGGGCCTAGCCATTGCAATTGTGATAGGAGCTTCTACAGCAATGGCACCACTTATGATGCCAATAGTACTTTGTGTTATCTTTTTCCCACTACTTTTTATGCTACCAGTTGAAAAGTTTCTTATACTCGTAGCTTTATTTATTTTTATTGACCGTTCTTTTTTGTCGGTAGGTGGTTCCTATATTCGTATTTATCAAGTGTTATTTCTTGTAATGAGTTTGAAATTTGTACTGGAAATGGTTTTCCTACAAAGAAAAATATACAAAACTCCATTATTTCTAATAATGAATCTATGGGTAGTTAGTTTTTTCTTAAGCTATTCTTATGTCATAAATTATGTTGATTTTTGGACAGTAGTTATTGGTCAGCTCTTTTTAAATATGCTCTTTTTCTTGGTCGTACAAATAACGTTTGATAAAGGCGAGAATTTCTTCCACCAGGTATTAAAATTTTCTATCCTCTCAGGAGCAATTGTGGCATTTGTTGGATTACTTCAGTGGATAGGCTTTTTCTTAGGAATAGAAATCGGAGTTAGTCATTATGAAGAGATCGGAATACCGAGGCCAGCATCGTTTGCTCATGAACCAGATTGGTATGGATTATTCTCTGCTTATTCTGCTCTCTGGTTTCTCGTTATGTATCTTCTGAAAGATACTTCTCTTTTTTCAATGAAGTTCATTCGTTTAGCTATGGCTATTTGTTTTCTAGGTGTCATTCTAAGTATGGCTCGAGCGAGTATCTTGTCTTTGGCCCTTGCAGGTATTTTTCTTTTTTCTATAACGAAAAGTTTAAAGTTATTAAAAATGACAATAGTGGCCTTCATCATATTTTTAGTAATGCTATGTGGTCTATTTATTGTTGATAGTGAAATTGGTATGAGTATCTATGAGAGATTAAATCCAGCAACTTCAATTGAAACAGATAGTGGTGCAGCGGATAGTCGGGTAGCTGCAATTCAAATGATGCTTGATCACATTCCCCTTCATCCAATTGTTGGGAATGGTAGCGGTGGCATGGCTACGTTATCTCAAATGCAAGAAATGCGAGATAAATATATTTATGGTGGAGAGTTAAACGCAGGTAAAGGAAACGCAAATATCTTTTTAACGCTTATGTTTGATACTGGAATTATTGGAACGACATTATTCCTTCTCCTTATATTTCAAATCGTATTTATGATTAAAAAAACTTTCTCTAGATTGAGTTATGTTTCACTTGGGTTTGCATCAACCAGTTTACTATTAATTATTGATTTTAATTTCAATAATGGATTTAGAATGGGGTTTGTATGGGTTCACCTTGCATTAATTGTAGCTTATTACATGATACGTAAATCTAAACTAGAATTTGATGAAGCTTAA
- a CDS encoding glycosyltransferase family 4 protein, producing the protein MKVLQVVRQYKPAVGGLETFVSELATHLQERGIETEVLTLNRDFADGTTLASQSIEDGVKVRRISYFGSKRYPIALSTIQYLKEFDLIHVHAVDSFVDYLSILKPFHRKPIILSTHGGFFHTKNQEKLKKYYFKTVTKMVLKNVNKVIACSNNDASIFEDITKTNLKMIENGINIEKYQQIKHIRCTKNHFITVGRFSQNKRIDLLLELISNLSDVFPDIKLRIVGRDYDNLKVHYNKLIHKFGISDHVEIIEGASDDELLELMADSQYFVSASEYEGFGLSALEAMAAGRIPVLSYIPSFVKMINDDKNGYILDFQCMEQAVKKAKTILENQNNDVLIDQAIAYSESYSWKTVVKDFQEVYKGVHLG; encoded by the coding sequence ATGAAAGTATTACAAGTTGTCAGACAATATAAACCAGCTGTAGGGGGACTAGAAACATTTGTGAGTGAGTTAGCAACTCATTTGCAGGAAAGGGGAATTGAGACAGAGGTTTTAACACTGAATCGGGATTTTGCAGATGGAACAACACTTGCTTCTCAATCAATTGAGGATGGAGTTAAAGTGAGACGGATTTCTTATTTTGGATCAAAGCGTTATCCCATTGCATTATCAACTATTCAGTATTTAAAAGAATTCGATCTTATTCATGTCCATGCTGTAGATTCTTTTGTGGATTACCTCTCCATTTTAAAACCCTTTCACCGAAAGCCTATCATTCTTTCAACCCATGGTGGTTTTTTTCATACTAAAAATCAAGAAAAATTGAAGAAATATTACTTTAAGACAGTTACTAAAATGGTTTTAAAAAATGTAAATAAAGTTATTGCTTGTAGCAATAATGATGCAAGTATCTTCGAGGATATTACTAAAACTAATTTGAAGATGATTGAAAATGGTATTAACATAGAAAAGTATCAGCAAATTAAGCATATAAGATGCACCAAAAACCATTTTATTACAGTAGGTAGGTTTTCACAGAATAAACGAATCGATTTGTTACTTGAATTAATTTCAAACTTAAGTGATGTATTTCCAGATATTAAACTTAGAATTGTTGGCAGAGACTACGATAACTTAAAGGTTCATTATAATAAGTTGATTCATAAATTTGGAATATCAGATCACGTTGAAATAATAGAAGGAGCGTCAGACGACGAGCTACTTGAATTGATGGCAGACTCACAGTATTTTGTTTCAGCATCCGAATATGAAGGGTTTGGCTTATCAGCATTAGAAGCGATGGCAGCTGGTAGAATTCCCGTTCTTAGTTATATACCATCATTTGTAAAAATGATCAATGATGACAAAAATGGGTATATTCTTGACTTTCAATGTATGGAGCAGGCAGTTAAGAAAGCAAAGACTATTTTAGAAAATCAAAATAATGATGTTTTAATTGATCAAGCTATTGCGTACTCTGAGAGCTATTCATGGAAAACGGTTGTAAAAGACTTTCAGGAGGTATATAAAGGGGTACATCTTGGGTAG
- a CDS encoding sugar transferase — protein MGLSKLREERFSIPKQWRPDTSKFYHPLKRCLDVMVALLALIIFAPLFLLVAVCIKLEDPAGPILFKQLRVGENGRTFSMYKFRSMVHNAESLLDTLISFNEVSGAMFKMKEDPRITKVGYWIRKTSLDEFPQLINVLKGEMSLVGPRPPLPREVIIYTDHDIQRLLVRPGCTGIWQVSGRSNLSFEEMVKLDLHYIENRSILLDFKLIMKTFFVLFGSRDAF, from the coding sequence ATGGGCCTTTCTAAATTAAGAGAAGAGCGTTTCAGTATTCCGAAACAATGGAGACCTGATACCTCCAAATTCTATCATCCATTAAAAAGGTGTTTAGATGTAATGGTAGCATTACTTGCACTAATCATCTTTGCGCCTTTGTTTCTCCTAGTAGCGGTTTGTATTAAGTTAGAAGACCCTGCAGGGCCAATTTTATTTAAGCAGCTTAGGGTTGGAGAAAATGGCAGAACCTTTTCGATGTATAAATTTAGATCCATGGTTCATAATGCTGAATCTCTTCTGGATACGCTCATTAGCTTTAATGAGGTTTCTGGCGCTATGTTTAAAATGAAAGAGGACCCGAGAATAACAAAGGTAGGCTACTGGATAAGAAAAACGAGTTTAGATGAGTTTCCACAGCTTATTAATGTTCTCAAGGGTGAAATGAGTTTAGTCGGTCCGAGGCCCCCTCTTCCAAGAGAAGTGATAATTTATACAGATCATGATATCCAGAGACTCTTGGTAAGACCAGGATGTACCGGAATTTGGCAGGTTAGTGGTAGAAGCAATTTAAGTTTTGAAGAGATGGTAAAACTTGATCTTCATTACATTGAAAATCGCTCTATTTTACTTGATTTCAAATTAATTATGAAAACCTTTTTTGTATTGTTTGGCTCTAGAGATGCATTTTGA
- a CDS encoding CpsD/CapB family tyrosine-protein kinase, producing MNPNHSKLNLSKRARGMAAYFNPKSESAEQFHMLHEAIELIDNKNEFSSLLITSATKGEGVSTTSANFAIVSAQTGKKVLLVDADFRMPGVHDIFNIELRNGFSDFLNNRCSLKQATIFSGITNLDLVISGHELVDHPSQLLHSSRMEQFLEEMKKAYDLIIFDTPSLLPYSDGQIIAQHVDGAVLVVRNRKTARQEALKARERLLATNAKVLGVVYNYQMRNMKKLYK from the coding sequence TTGAATCCTAATCATAGTAAACTCAATTTAAGTAAACGTGCAAGAGGAATGGCTGCTTACTTTAATCCAAAATCAGAAAGTGCGGAACAATTTCATATGCTTCATGAGGCAATAGAATTGATCGATAATAAGAACGAATTTTCTTCTCTATTAATTACTTCTGCCACCAAAGGTGAAGGTGTCTCGACTACTTCAGCCAATTTTGCAATTGTATCGGCTCAAACTGGTAAGAAAGTTCTCCTGGTCGATGCTGACTTTCGCATGCCAGGTGTACATGATATTTTTAACATTGAATTGAGAAATGGATTTAGCGATTTCTTAAATAATCGTTGCTCACTTAAACAGGCTACGATTTTTAGCGGTATTACGAATTTAGATCTTGTTATTAGTGGCCACGAACTAGTCGATCATCCCTCACAACTTCTGCATTCTTCCAGAATGGAACAATTTTTGGAAGAAATGAAGAAGGCGTATGATTTAATCATCTTTGATACCCCTTCTCTCCTACCCTATTCAGACGGCCAAATAATTGCACAGCATGTAGATGGAGCTGTTCTTGTAGTACGAAATAGAAAAACCGCAAGACAAGAAGCGTTAAAAGCAAGGGAACGCTTGTTGGCTACTAATGCGAAAGTATTGGGTGTGGTTTATAATTACCAAATGAGAAATATGAAAAAGTTGTACAAGTAG
- a CDS encoding YveK family protein has protein sequence MGDTIDFKEVLLLLKRRMMLILIIAFAASLVSGAVSYYFIKPTYQSSTQLLINRSPAPEQTLDMDQLQTDLKLVKSYHIMISSPIILDKVIAELNLPLSYEEFKQQVSVSSEQDSQIIEVMVEDENVSDATLKANTIAKVFQKEVVGIMNVDNVSVLTKATESGSNSVEADPFFNIIIAFVAGLMGGIGLVFLLEYLDRSIKNEKEIEKLLSLPVLASISVIDADKQIYRDLSKKQTQVGKEEAIKVRREKTFES, from the coding sequence ATGGGAGACACAATTGATTTCAAGGAAGTTTTATTGCTTCTCAAGCGCCGTATGATGCTAATTCTTATCATTGCATTTGCAGCTTCATTGGTAAGTGGTGCAGTTTCGTATTATTTTATTAAACCAACCTACCAATCTTCAACTCAATTACTGATTAATCGTTCACCTGCTCCTGAACAGACACTAGATATGGATCAATTACAGACAGATTTAAAGCTCGTGAAGTCTTACCATATTATGATCTCAAGCCCTATCATATTGGATAAAGTAATCGCCGAATTAAATCTTCCATTAAGTTATGAAGAGTTTAAACAGCAAGTTTCTGTAAGTAGTGAACAGGATTCACAGATCATTGAAGTAATGGTGGAAGATGAAAATGTTAGTGATGCAACACTTAAAGCAAACACTATTGCGAAAGTCTTCCAGAAAGAAGTAGTTGGCATTATGAATGTAGACAACGTGAGCGTTCTAACAAAAGCAACTGAATCTGGAAGTAATTCAGTTGAGGCGGATCCTTTCTTTAATATCATCATTGCATTTGTTGCAGGGCTTATGGGAGGAATAGGACTGGTTTTCCTTTTAGAATATCTTGATCGCTCGATTAAAAATGAAAAAGAAATTGAAAAACTACTTAGTTTACCTGTTTTAGCTAGCATTTCGGTCATAGATGCAGATAAGCAAATCTATCGAGATTTATCTAAAAAACAGACACAAGTTGGCAAAGAAGAAGCGATTAAAGTGAGGAGGGAGAAAACTTTTGAATCCTAA
- the pssE gene encoding PssE/Cps14G family polysaccharide biosynthesis glycosyltransferase has product MIFVTVGTQKFPFDRLLIELDRLVHNQSITDTVVAQRGYSTYIPKNYHSFDFLPAKEFAEYYDRSNILITHSGTSSIIEGLKRLKKVIVVPRQKKYGEHVDNHQLEITNTFIEQNLVAAVIEINHLGNTIRSIENYSFVPYSFGSETLVKSVANYLSEIAMNNKGELKRVQR; this is encoded by the coding sequence TTGATCTTCGTTACAGTAGGTACACAGAAGTTTCCTTTTGATAGACTTCTTATTGAGTTGGATCGATTAGTTCATAATCAATCTATTACTGATACTGTGGTAGCACAGAGAGGTTATTCAACCTATATACCAAAGAATTATCACTCATTTGATTTTTTACCAGCCAAGGAATTCGCAGAGTATTATGATCGTTCAAATATATTAATTACTCACTCTGGCACAAGTTCTATAATTGAAGGCTTGAAGCGATTAAAAAAGGTAATCGTTGTCCCGAGACAGAAGAAATATGGTGAGCATGTTGATAATCATCAGTTAGAAATAACGAATACATTTATTGAGCAAAATCTAGTAGCTGCTGTAATCGAGATTAATCATCTTGGAAATACGATACGATCGATTGAAAATTACTCATTCGTGCCCTATTCTTTTGGTTCAGAAACGCTAGTTAAATCTGTCGCTAATTATTTATCAGAAATTGCTATGAATAATAAAGGTGAACTTAAAAGAGTACAAAGATAA
- the pssD gene encoding PssD/Cps14F family polysaccharide biosynthesis glycosyltransferase yields MEKEKLKIGLVSSTGGHFSELLQLVPGIDGFEYFIVTEENSTSSSICEDHPVHFLRQQERKDIFFFNVFLSNIYRSFKILLKEKPDVIISTGAGATVPICLLGKLLRKRLIFIESFAKVNSPTLTGRIVYRFSDKFYIQWQELERFYPKAEYRGKIY; encoded by the coding sequence ATGGAGAAAGAAAAGTTGAAGATTGGGCTTGTAAGTTCTACTGGAGGACACTTTTCTGAATTATTACAACTAGTACCAGGAATTGATGGCTTTGAGTATTTCATCGTGACAGAGGAAAACTCTACATCCAGTTCAATTTGTGAAGATCATCCGGTCCATTTTCTAAGGCAACAAGAAAGAAAAGACATCTTTTTCTTCAATGTATTTTTAAGCAATATTTATCGATCATTCAAAATTTTATTGAAAGAAAAGCCTGATGTCATAATTTCAACTGGTGCAGGAGCAACAGTACCGATCTGCTTGTTAGGGAAACTTCTAAGAAAAAGACTTATATTTATTGAAAGTTTTGCAAAGGTTAATTCACCGACATTGACAGGCCGAATAGTATATCGATTTTCAGATAAGTTTTATATTCAATGGCAAGAGCTTGAAAGGTTCTATCCTAAAGCTGAATATAGGGGGAAAATCTATTGA
- a CDS encoding glycosyltransferase family 2 protein: protein MKVTPKVCIIIVNYNNAKDTVECLESLKRINYTSFEVVVVDNCSTELDNLNEYMVQERFKLLQLEENVGFAGGNNEGIKFALKEFNNMDYFLLLNNDTTVESEFLSYLVEECESDHTIGACCSHINYYDRPLETWYSGGGIKWLIGTPFHRTQNRKSLKATNENFLTGCVFLFPKRIIDEVGYLAEDYFLYFEDVAYSLEIKKAGYKLRYVPKSLVYHKVQATTGYRSPLSNYYGTRNNLLFMSRYAKKHIYVFFLIYFFVKNIIKYALYLTKGKEFKGIRIAIIAAFNDFYKKDIGKRIERVR from the coding sequence ATGAAGGTTACTCCAAAAGTATGCATTATTATAGTCAACTATAATAATGCGAAGGATACAGTTGAGTGTCTTGAATCATTGAAGCGAATTAACTATACCAGTTTCGAAGTTGTAGTTGTTGATAATTGTTCCACTGAATTAGATAACCTCAATGAATATATGGTTCAAGAAAGATTTAAGTTACTTCAACTTGAAGAGAACGTCGGCTTTGCTGGGGGAAATAATGAAGGAATTAAATTTGCATTAAAAGAATTTAATAACATGGATTACTTTTTATTACTTAATAACGATACAACGGTGGAATCGGAATTCTTAAGCTATCTTGTAGAGGAATGCGAGTCTGATCATACAATTGGTGCCTGTTGTTCACATATCAATTATTACGATCGCCCATTAGAAACTTGGTATAGCGGTGGTGGTATTAAATGGTTAATCGGAACACCATTTCATAGGACGCAAAATAGGAAAAGTTTAAAAGCGACTAATGAAAATTTCCTTACGGGATGCGTTTTTCTATTCCCCAAACGAATAATTGATGAGGTTGGATACTTAGCGGAAGATTACTTCTTATACTTTGAAGATGTAGCTTATAGCCTCGAAATCAAAAAAGCTGGTTACAAACTCCGATATGTACCAAAATCACTAGTCTATCACAAAGTTCAGGCTACTACTGGTTATCGCTCTCCCCTATCAAACTATTATGGGACAAGAAACAATTTATTATTTATGTCTAGATATGCAAAGAAGCATATATATGTATTCTTCTTGATTTACTTTTTTGTCAAAAACATAATAAAATATGCTTTATATCTCACAAAAGGTAAAGAGTTTAAGGGGATTAGAATAGCTATTATCGCTGCCTTTAATGATTTTTATAAGAAAGATATCGGCAAAAGAATTGAACGAGTAAGGTAA
- the rfbC gene encoding dTDP-4-dehydrorhamnose 3,5-epimerase, which translates to MKVIDTKLDGVKIIEPKIFGDNRGYFMESYNKERFTEFGLDYTFIQDNHSLSKEIGVLRGLHYQDSPYAQTKLVRVISGAIVDVAVDLRIESSTFGEWFSIVLTEENHRQLLIPKGFAHGFCTLVANTQVTYKVDEIYSPEHDKGVKWNDPDLSIQWPTVTPILSTKDMKLPELKDIKIPVPKGI; encoded by the coding sequence ATGAAAGTGATTGATACAAAGCTCGATGGTGTTAAAATTATTGAACCAAAGATTTTCGGAGATAACAGAGGTTATTTCATGGAGAGCTATAATAAAGAACGATTTACTGAGTTTGGTCTTGACTATACATTTATTCAGGATAATCATTCATTGTCAAAAGAAATAGGAGTTTTAAGAGGATTGCACTATCAGGATTCGCCGTATGCTCAAACAAAGTTAGTCAGAGTTATATCTGGAGCAATCGTTGATGTGGCAGTAGATTTACGCATTGAATCAAGTACTTTTGGTGAGTGGTTCTCTATCGTACTTACTGAAGAGAATCATCGACAGCTTCTCATTCCTAAAGGATTTGCGCATGGATTCTGTACTTTAGTAGCCAACACTCAGGTGACTTACAAAGTAGATGAAATTTATTCGCCTGAGCATGATAAAGGTGTGAAGTGGAATGATCCTGATTTATCGATTCAATGGCCAACTGTAACGCCCATTTTATCCACCAAAGATATGAAGTTACCTGAATTAAAGGATATTAAAATTCCGGTTCCTAAAGGCATCTAA
- a CDS encoding sugar phosphate nucleotidyltransferase, giving the protein MKGIILAGGTGSRLYPLTKVTNKHLLPVGKYPMIYHSIYKLKEADIDDILIVTGRDHMGDVVNLLGSGHEFDVNFTYKVQDNAGGIAEALGLARAFAANEKMVVILGDNIFSEDISGFIKNYDDQSKGAKILIKEVPDPERFGVPELLNNHILSIEEKPSAPKSQFAVTGIYMYDSYVFDIIDGLTPSERGELEITDVNNAYIRKGTLTFDILSGAWTDAGTHTSYALANNLTAQVDFSRLFEKEAILMK; this is encoded by the coding sequence ATGAAAGGGATTATTCTTGCCGGAGGAACTGGTTCTAGACTTTATCCGTTAACAAAAGTTACAAATAAACATTTATTGCCTGTAGGAAAGTATCCAATGATTTATCATTCTATCTACAAACTAAAAGAAGCAGATATTGATGATATTTTAATTGTAACTGGACGAGACCATATGGGAGATGTTGTGAATCTGCTCGGAAGTGGCCATGAGTTTGATGTGAACTTTACTTATAAGGTTCAAGATAATGCAGGTGGCATTGCTGAAGCCCTTGGTTTGGCGAGAGCATTTGCCGCTAATGAAAAAATGGTCGTTATTTTAGGCGATAATATTTTCTCAGAAGATATCTCAGGGTTTATTAAGAATTATGATGATCAGAGTAAAGGTGCAAAAATCCTAATCAAAGAAGTGCCTGATCCAGAGAGATTTGGTGTACCGGAACTCCTGAATAATCATATTCTTTCTATTGAAGAAAAACCGTCAGCACCAAAGTCTCAGTTTGCTGTAACGGGTATTTATATGTATGACTCTTATGTATTCGATATCATTGACGGACTTACGCCTTCAGAAAGAGGTGAGCTAGAAATTACGGATGTTAACAATGCCTATATAAGAAAAGGAACGTTAACGTTTGATATTCTTTCAGGTGCATGGACCGATGCTGGAACTCATACATCTTATGCCCTTGCAAATAACTTAACAGCACAAGTAGATTTTAGTCGACTATTTGAAAAAGAAGCCATTCTAATGAAGTAA